AGGCGATCGGCGGGAAGGACCGCACCGCCCTGCGCCGCGCGGTGCGGCTGACGACGCTGTGGTCGGCTGGCGCGGCGCTCTTCGCGTCGCTGGTCTATCTGGCGGCGGGCGGCCTCGTCATCGACCTGCTGACCATCCTGCCGGAGGTGCGGGCGGAGGCGAGGGTCTATGTCCTGTGGGCCGCGCTCGCCCCGCTGACCGGCTTGTGGTGCTTCCTGCTCGACGGCATCTTCATCGGTGCGACGCGGGGGCGCGAGATGCGCAACGCCATGATCGCGGCGTTCGCCGTCTATCTCGCCGCCTGGGCGATGCTGATCCCCGCCTTCGGCAACCACGGCCTGTGGGCCACGATCCACGTGTTCTTCATCGCGCGCGCGCTGACGCTGCTGGTGTACTACCCGCGCGTGGTGGGCGACGCCGAGGCGCGCTGATCCGCCCCCACCGCCTGGGACAAGTGCGTGAAGCCGTCGCGGGCGAGCAGGGCGCAAAGCTCCCGCCGGATGCGCCCGACAAGCGCGGGCCCCTCGTAGACCAGCGCGCTGTAAAGTTCGACGAGACTCGCGCCTGCGCGGATCTTGGCATAGGCGCTCGCCCCGTCGTGGACGCCGCCCACGCCGACGAGCGGGATGCGCCCCTGCACCCGCGCCGCGACCTGGCGCAGCACCTCGGTCGAAGAGGCGAACAGCGGCTCGCCCGACAGCCCGCCCGTTTCGGCCTTCGCGGCGCTCTGGAGCGTTTCGGGCCGCGCGATCGTCGTGTTGGAGACGATCATGCCGTCGATGGGGCGGGCGAGCACGACCTCCACGATGTCGTCGAGGCCCGCCTCGTCCACATCCGGCGCGATCTTGAGCAGCAGCGGCACCGGCGTTGCGCCGCCGGTGGTCAGGCCTTCGCGCGCCTCCACCAGCGCGTCGAGCAGGCGGGCCAGCGCCTCGCGTCCCTGGAGGTCGCGCAGGCCCGGCGTGTTGGGCGAGGAGATGTTGACCGTGAAGAAGGCGCAGAGGCCGTGCAGCCCCTTCAGCCCCGTCACATAGTCCGCGACGCGGTCGTCGGCATCCTTGTTCGCGCCGATGTTGGCGCCGACGAGGCCCGGCTTGCCCGCGCGCGCGGCGAGGCGGCGCTTCGCTGCCTCCAGCCCGCCATTGTTGAAGCCGAGACGGTTCACGACCGCTCGGTCCTCCGGCAGGCGGAAGATGCGCGGGCGCGGATTTCCTGCCTGCGGGCGCGGCGTGATCGTGCCCACCTCGACGAAGCCGAAGCCCGCCGCCAGCATGGCGTCCGGCACCTCGGCATCCTTGTCGAAACCCGCAGCGAGGCCCACCGGGTTGGGAAAGTCGAGACCGAAAAGCTCCATCCGCAGCGCGGGGTCGGCGGGCGTGCGGTCGCGCGGGCCGAAACCCGCCGTCAGCCCTGCGATGGTCGCGCGGTGCGCGGTCTCGGGATCGAGCGCATGGAGGACGGGCCGGACGAGGCAGAACGGCAGGCTCATCGAGGCAGCACCCCCTCCGGAAAGACATGCGCGCCCTTGGCGCAGAGTGGTAACGCCTTCACCCAGAGCACCGCGTCGAGCGGCAGGGGACCGTAGAGATGCGGGAAACGGTCGCCGCCGCGCGATACCTCCCATTTCAGTGCGTCGCCCAGCGCGTCTGCGTCCACCGCCACGAGCAGCAGGCCGTCGCGGCCCGCGAAGTGCCTGGCCGCCGTCTCCGCCACCTGGTGGGCGGCGGAGAAATGGATGAAGCCGTCGGCCACGTCGACCGGCGCGCCGGTGTAGACGCCGGCAGCCTCTGCCGCCGCCCACTCCGCGCGCCCCGCGATCTTGTAGACCGGGGTCATCGCAGGCTCAGGCCGCGCCCGCATCGGCGTCGCGGTGCAGCGCGGCGTCGATCAGGCCGACGGTGCGCCCGAGGCCGTAGAGCGCGACGAAGGAGCCCATGCGCGGCCCCGACGTCTGGCCGAGCAGCGTCTCGTAGAGGCAGCCGAACCACTCGCGCAGGTTCTCGAACCCGTGGCGCTTGCCGACCTCGAACACCGCGTTCTGGATGTCCTCTGCCGCCGCCCCCTCCGCGAAGCCCTGCAGCGTGCCGCGCAGATCCTCGAGCGCGGCGCGCTCCGCCGCCGTCGGCGGGCGGTAGAACTTGGTCGGCCGGACGAAATCCTCGAAATACTTGATCGCGTAGCCGACGAGGCGGTCGAGCAGAGGGTGGCTCGCGGGGCTCGCGCCCGGCACATAGGCCGAGATGAAGCCCCAGAGAATCTCCCGATCCTGCGAGTTCGACGCGGACACGAGATTCAGCAGCATGTTGAAGCTGATCGGGCTCGTCTCCTCGGGCGGCGTGCCTTCGTGGATGTGCCAGACCGGGTTCTCGACCTGCCGGTCGGACCCCTCGCCGCGGTACTTCTCGAGGAAGGTCAGGTATTCGTCGACCGCCTTCGGGATCACGTCGAAATAGAGCCGCTTGGCCGCGCGCGGCTTCTGGAACATGTAGAGGGCGAGGCTTTCCGGGCTGGCATAGGTCAGCCACTCGTCGATGGTGAGGCCGTTCCCCCTGGACTTGGAGATCTTCTGCCCGTTCTCGTCGAGGAACAGTTCGTAGTTGAACCCGGCGGGCGGGTTGCCGCCGAGGATGCGGGTGATCTTGCCGCCGAGGTCGACCGAGGGGATGAGGTCCTTGCCCGCCATCTCGTAATCGACGCCCAGCGCGTACCAGCGCATCGCCCAGTCGGGCTTCCATTGCAGCTTGCAGTGCCCGCCGGTCACCGGCACTTCGACCTTCTCGCCGTCGGTGTCCTCGAACACAACCGTGCCCTTCGACGCATTGCGTTCCAGGATCGGCACCTGCAGGACATGGCCCGTCCTGGGCGAGATCGGGAGGAAGGGCGAATAGGTCTGCTGGCGCTCCTCGCCCAGCGTCGGCAGCATCACTTCCATGATGCGGTCGTATTCCTCGAGCACGCGGATCAGCGCGTCGTCGAAGCGGCCAGAGGTGTACCAGTCGGTCGCCGACTGGAACTCGTACTCGAAGCCGAAGGCATCGAGGAAGGCGCGCAGGCGGGCATTGTTGTGGTGGCCGAAGCTCTCGTGCGTGCCGAAGGGATCGGGCACCTTCGTCAGCGGCTCGTTCAGGTGCTGCGCCAGCAGGTCGCGGTTCGGCACGTTGTCCGGCACCTTGCGCAGTCCGTCCATGTCGTCGGAGAAGGCGAAGAGCCGCGTCGGCATGCCGGTCAGCATCTCGAAGGCGCGGCGCACCATGGTCGTGCGCGCCACCTCGCCGAAGGTGCCGATGTGCGGCAGGCCCGAGGGGCCGTAGCCCGTCTCGAACAGCACATAGCCCTTCTCCGGCAGCTTGCCGCCCAGGCGTTTCTCGAGCTTCCGCGCCTCCTCGAACGGCCAGGCCTTGGCGTTGCGGGCGATTTCAGCGGTCTCGGGCGTGTGGGCGATCATCTCCGGCTTCCCTGGCGTTTTCGGCCCGTTCCTGCGGGCGGCCCCCGCTCTACTCCCCGGCAGGGAAGGCGTCAACGTCCGCGGGGTCCGCGCGGTGCTGAGGCCGGAGCGATGGACGGTCACCGCGGCCCATGCTAACGCGCATGTCATGGCCGACAGCGAACAGCAGGCGGACCCGCGCCCCACGGCGGCCTCGGCCGCGGAAGCACCGGCTGCGCTCGTCGCGGCGGCCGGGCGCGCGCTCGTCTGCACGGCGGAAGGAGAGATCGTTGCACCGTCCCCGTCCGCGGCGCGCAACTTGCTGACCGCCGGCCCGGTCCTGGTCGCGCACGCGCCCTTCACCGCGCGCAGGCTGGACGCGGCGCGGCCCGCGCGGCATCCGGGCCTGTTCGACGCGCTGGAACTCTTCGCGTTCGTTCGGCCTGCGGCCACCTGCGCGCCGACGCCGTCGGGCCTCGCCCGCGCGCTGGGGCTTGAAGTGCCGGAAACGCTGGAGGACCAGGCGCTCGCACTGCACATGGCCGTCCAGGCACTGCTGGCAGAGGCGGCACGAACCTCGGGGGAGGAGCGCGCGCACGTCGCCCGCCTCGTCCGGCAGATGGGCAAGGCAGGCTGGGCCTGGGCGGGCCCCCTGCTCGGCGCGCTGGACGAGGGTGCGGAGGCACCGCCCGCGGAGCGTGCGCGCAACGCCTTCGCCGTGTGGGAGGCCCTGCCCCGCTGGGAGGACGAGGCCGGGCGCGGCGCGCCGGGAACGGCAGCAGTAAGCGGGCAGGAGGCGCGCGACCGGCTCGCCCGCCTGGTGGGCCGCGCGGCGGAGGTGCGCCCCACGCAGGCGGCCTATGCCGAGACGGCCGCAAAGGCCTTCGCGCCGCGCGCCATGGAAGGTGCGCCGAACGTCGTGCTGGCGGAGGCGGGCACGGGCATCGGCAAGACGCTGGGTTACCTGGCACCCGCCAGCGTCTGGGCGGAGAAGAACGACGGCGCGGTCTGGGTCTCGACCTACACCAAGGCCTTGCAGCGCCAGATCGACCGCGAACTCGACCGGCTCTACCCGGACCCGCGGGAGAAGCGCGCCCGCGCCGTCGTGCGCAAGGGGCGGGAGAACTATCTCTGCCTGCTGAACTACCAGGAGGCAGTGGGCCGTGCCGCAACCGGCGGGAGCGACCCGGTGGCGCTGGGCTTCGTCGCGCGCTGGTTGGTGGCGACGCGCGACGGCGACGTGATCGGCGGAGACCTGCCGGGCTGGCTGCCGGACCTGATGGGAGGCGCGTTCTCGGGCCTGACCGACCGGCGCGGCGAGTGCATCTATTCCGCCTGCGAGCACTATCGCCGCTGCTTCATCGAGCGCACGGTGCGGCGCGCCCGCGGCGCGGACATCGTGGTGGCGAACCACGCCCTCGTCATGGCGCAGGCAGCCCTCGACGCGCTGATCGACGCGCCCGACGAGGATGGCGTGTCGGAGGCACGCACCAGGCTCGTGTTCGACGAGGGCCATCACCTGTTCGAGGCGGCCGACAGCGCCTTCTCGGCCTGCCTCTCGGGCCTCGAGACTGCCGAACTGCGCCGCTGGGTGCGTGGCGCGGAGAGCCGCAGACGGCGCGGGCGAGGGCTGGAGACGCGGCTTGCCGACCTCATCGCCGCGATCCCGGAGGATCGCCCGCGCGAGAAGGCGGAAGGCGCGCTGCGGGCAGCACGCGCCCGCGCCGCCGACCTGCCGGGCGAGGGCTGGACGAGCCGCATCCGCGAGGGCACGCCCGCCGGTCCCGCCGAGACGCTGCTGGCCGGGCTGATGGCGCATGTGCGCGCGCGCAGCCCGGAGGGTGCAGGACTGGCGCAGGAAGCCGAGTTGCGACCGCTCACCGATGGGCTGTCCGAGGCGGCGGACGCGCTCGCCACCGTGCTGGACGATCTCGCGGGCAATCTGAGGGCGCTGTCGGGCGCGCTGCGTGCGCGGCTAACAAACGAGGCGGAGACGCTGGACACCGCCGAGCGCACGCGGCTCGCGGCGGCCGCGCGCGGCCTCGACCGGCGCGCCAAGGTCATGCTGCCGACGTGGATCTCGATGCTGCGGGGTATCGACGCGGACCCTCCCGAGGGCGCGGTCGACTGGGTCTCCGTCGATCCCATCGGCGCGCGCGCGCTCGACGTCGCCCTGCGCCGCCACCTGCTCGACCCCATGGCGCCGTTCGCGGTGTCGGTGCTCGCCCCGGCGCACGGCGCGCTCATCACCTCGGCGACGCTGCGCGACCGGGAACTCGACGCCGCCCAGGACGGAAACTGGGTGAGCGCGGAGGCGCGCACCGGTGCGCGCCACCTCCCGCTGCCGGCGATCCGGGCGAGTTTCACCTCCCCCTTCGACTATGGCGCGGAGACGCGGGTCTTCATCGTGACCGACGTGCGCCGCGACGAACCGGCGGAGGTCGCCGCCGCCTACGAGGCGCTGATACGCGCAGCGGGCGGCGGTACGCTCGGCCTCTTCACGGCGATCCGGCGGCTCAAGGCGGTGCACGAGCGGATCGCGCCGAAGCTGGAGGGCGATGGTCTTCCCCTCTATGCCCAGCACGTCGACGCGATGGACGTGGGCGGGCTGGTCGACCTGTTCCGGGAGGAGGAGGACGCAAGCCTGCTCGGCACCGACGCCGTACGCGACGGGGTGGACGTGCCGGGCCGCGCGCTCAGGCTCGCCGTGTTCGACCGGGTGCCCTGGCCGCGCCCCGACATCCTGCACAAGGCGCGGCGCGCGCACTTCGGACGGCGCACGTACGACGACATGCTGGTCCGGTTGAGGCTCGCGCAAGCGTTCGGACGGCTGATCCGCCGGCAGGGCGACCGGGGCGTGTTCGTGCTGCTCGACGCCATGACGCCGTCGCGCCTGCTGACCGCCTTCCCGCCGGAGACGCCGGTTGCGCGCGTGGGCCTCGCCGAGGCGGTGGGAGAGACGCGCGCCTTTCTGCACCGGCACGCTGGGGACTTGCCCTGACCCCGCGAACCGCCTAGCGTCCCGGCAACGCAACAAGCTGCGAGTGGTGCCGATGTCCTCTTCCGCTTCCCCGCTGAGCCCGCAGGCCGCGCTGATCTACGTGATGGTGATCGTGTCCGCCGCCGACAGCGAGATGACCGACCGCGAACTCTACACGATCGGCGAGATCGTCAAGACGCTGCCGATCTTCGAGGATTTCGACCGCGAGAAGCTGGTGTCGACCGCCTCGGCGTGCGCGGAACTGCTCTCGAACGAGGACGGGCTGGACCGGGTGTTCGACGTTGTGGAAGCGGCGCTTCCCGTGCGCCTGCGCGAGACGGCCTACGCGCTTGCCTGCGACGTGGCGGCCTCCGACGGCAAGGCCGGGCAGGAGGAGTTGCGCCTGCTGGAGATGATCCGCCACCGCCTCAGTGTCGAGCGGCTGTCGGCCGCGGCGATCGAGCGGGGCGCGCGCGCCCGTTACGCCCGCGTCTGAGGGCTTTCAGGGGGCAGACCGCTCCGGCAGGAAGCGGATGAAGCGGGCCGCGGCCTCCAGCGCGCGCTCGAGAGCCGCCTCCGGCGTCGTGCCGGAGGACTTGCGGGGCGCGAGGTCGTGGTTGCCGTCGGGCACCCAGTGAACGCGCACGCGGTCCGGCAGACCGTAGCCCGGAACCTCCTCGAAAGTGCCGAAGGGATCGCGTGTCCCCTGCACGATCAGCGCCGCGCAGTCCAGCGCCAGCAAGGGCTCCAGCCGCAGCCGGTCCGGCTTGCCCGTCGGATGGAAGGGATAGCCGAAGCACAACACGCCCGCCGCGCCGACATCGGCCGCCACGCACGCCGCGACGCGCGCGCCCATCGACTTGCCCGCGACGACAATGCGGCGCGCCTCGCGGAGCCCCGCCGCAGCCCCGCGAAATGCATCGCACAGGACCGGCATCCGGTCGGGTGGCGCCTTGCGCCCCTCGAGACGTGCGCGGCGCATGTAGGGGAACTCGAACCGCACCACGCGAATGCCGTGGCAGGCCAGGCCGCGTGCCGCAGCCGCCATGAAGGGGCTGTCCATGCCCGCCCCGGCGCCGTGCGCGAAGAGCACGGTCGCTGCGGCGCCGACGGGACCGTCTGTGAGGATCTGCTCCATGAGCGCGAGAGTGCCGCAAGCCGGCCGCACGGTCACGGCCGGACTGCGCCGGCAGCCTTCAGCGGTTCGGCTGAGGGGTCACGCGGAGATAGGGCTTCACCGCCGTCCAGCCCTTGGGGAACAGCGGCCTCGCCGCCTCGTCCGACAGCGCGGGCACCACGATCACGTCGGCGCCGTTCTGCCAGTCGACGGGCGTTGCCACCTTGTAGCGATCGGTCAGCTGCAGGCTGTCGATGACGCGCAGGATCTCGCCGAAGGCGCGGCCGGTCGATGCCGGATAGGTGATGGAGGCGCGCAGCCGCTTGTGATGGTCGATGACGAACACGCAGCGCACCGTGAGCGAATCCGAGGCTTTCGGATGGATCATCTGATAGGCGTCGGAGACGGTGCGGTCCGCATCGGCGAGAATCGGGTAGGTGAGCTCGACCCCTTGCGTTTCCTCGATGTCGCGGATCCAGCCCAGATGGTCTTCGACGGTGTCGACGCTGACGGCGATGACCTTGGTATGGCGCTTCTCGAACTCCGCCCTGAGGCGGGCCACTGCGCCGAGCTCGGTCGTGCAGACCGGCGTGAAGTCCTTCGGGTGGCTGAACAGGACCGCCCAGCTTTCGCCGATCCAGTCATGAAACCGGATGCGGCCGTGGGTAGACTCCTGCTCGAAATCGGGAACGACATCGCCAAGAAGAAGGCCCATGATAACCTCGTGTCAGTACACATACGAACCGGCCCGGCCGATGACTCAGGCGGGCTGCAGCAAGCTTGTGGCAAACCGTCTGCTTCGCCATGTTTCGCGAAGGAAAGTAGAGATTCCCTTAAACGCTGTCTGCCTGGTGCTTCATGAAGATCCTCCTGCTCCTCCGTCACGCAAAATCGAGCTGGACCGACCCCAAGATCGACGATCACGACCGGCCGCTGAACCGGCGCGGGCGCGATGCCGCGCCGGTAATGGCGCGCTACATGGCGGCGGAAGGCCTGGTTCCGGATTTCGTGTGGTGCTCGACCGCACGGCGGACGCGGGAAACGCTCGACCTCTGGTCTCTGGCGACGGCACGCACGCCGCCGGTCGAATACCGTCAGGACCTGTACCTTGCGGGGGTTGGGACCATCGTCGCCACGGTCCGGCGTACCGACGATGCGCACCGCACCGCCATGCTGGTGGGGCACAATCCGGGGCTGGCCCATGCCGCGCAGGAGCTTCTCGTCGACCGCGACAGCCCCGAAGCGGTCGAGTTGAGCCTCAAGTTTCCGACTGCCGCTCTGGCCGTCATCAGTTTTCCCGTGGACCGCTGGGCGGACGCGGGTCCGGGGACCGGAAAGCTCGAACGCTTCGTCACCCCGCGACGTATCTCGACGCTTTCGGACGAAGACTGAGGCGGTTCAGGCGGCCGGAACGGGCACCGGCTGCGCGCGAACACCCTCGGGGCGCGCGCGCAGATGCCGCAGGTAGCGGGCCTCGAGCCAGCGCACGAAGAGCACAATGGCGAAGGTCAGCACGCAATAGAAGACGCCAGCCGTCAGATAGGCCTCGTAGGGCGCATAGGTCCGGCTGTTGATGATGCGCGCCACACCCAGCAGATCCTCGACCGTCACGATGCTCGCCACCGCGCTGCCGTGGAGCATGAAGATCATCTCGTTGCCATAGGCGGGCAGGGCGCGCCGCATCGCGCTCGGCAGCAGGATGCGGCGCAGTTCCAGCGCGCGCGACATGCCGCAGGCGCGCGCCGCCTCGACCTCTCCCATCGGTGTGCGCTGGATCGCGCCGCGCAGGATCTCGGCAGTGTAGGCCGCCGTGTTGAGCGTGAAGGTGATGAGCGCACACTTCCACGCCTCGTCGATCAGCACCCAGGCCCAGCTGTCGCGCAGGGCGCTGAACTGGCTGAAGCCGTAATAGACGACGTAAAGCTGTACCAGCAGCGGCGTGCCGCGGAACACATAGGTGAAGACCCAGACCGGCCCGTTCAGGAACGGGTTGGCCGAACAGCGCGCGATCGACAGCGGAATGGCGAGCGCAAGGCCGAGGACGAGCGCCGCGGCCACCAGCGCGAGCGTCACGCCCGCGCCCGCGAAATACCAGGGCAGGTTGCGCCAGACGAGGCCCCAGTCGAACCCGAAGGCGAGAAACCAGACGAGCCCGGCAGAAACCAGGAAAACGAGACCGTAGCCAAGGGCGCGCAGAGCCCAGCCGAGCAGGCGCTGCAGCGCCGGCAGGTCGATGCGCGCGGCCCGGTCGAACAGCCACGCCAGCCGGTGGAAGGGCTTGATCTCCTTGCCCTCCAGCCGCTGGAGCACGGGCGCTGTCGCCG
This is a stretch of genomic DNA from Futiania mangrovi. It encodes these proteins:
- a CDS encoding quinone-dependent dihydroorotate dehydrogenase; translated protein: MSLPFCLVRPVLHALDPETAHRATIAGLTAGFGPRDRTPADPALRMELFGLDFPNPVGLAAGFDKDAEVPDAMLAAGFGFVEVGTITPRPQAGNPRPRIFRLPEDRAVVNRLGFNNGGLEAAKRRLAARAGKPGLVGANIGANKDADDRVADYVTGLKGLHGLCAFFTVNISSPNTPGLRDLQGREALARLLDALVEAREGLTTGGATPVPLLLKIAPDVDEAGLDDIVEVVLARPIDGMIVSNTTIARPETLQSAAKAETGGLSGEPLFASSTEVLRQVAARVQGRIPLVGVGGVHDGASAYAKIRAGASLVELYSALVYEGPALVGRIRRELCALLARDGFTHLSQAVGADQRASASPTTRG
- a CDS encoding DUF952 domain-containing protein, which gives rise to MTPVYKIAGRAEWAAAEAAGVYTGAPVDVADGFIHFSAAHQVAETAARHFAGRDGLLLVAVDADALGDALKWEVSRGGDRFPHLYGPLPLDAVLWVKALPLCAKGAHVFPEGVLPR
- a CDS encoding lysine--tRNA ligase; the encoded protein is MIAHTPETAEIARNAKAWPFEEARKLEKRLGGKLPEKGYVLFETGYGPSGLPHIGTFGEVARTTMVRRAFEMLTGMPTRLFAFSDDMDGLRKVPDNVPNRDLLAQHLNEPLTKVPDPFGTHESFGHHNNARLRAFLDAFGFEYEFQSATDWYTSGRFDDALIRVLEEYDRIMEVMLPTLGEERQQTYSPFLPISPRTGHVLQVPILERNASKGTVVFEDTDGEKVEVPVTGGHCKLQWKPDWAMRWYALGVDYEMAGKDLIPSVDLGGKITRILGGNPPAGFNYELFLDENGQKISKSRGNGLTIDEWLTYASPESLALYMFQKPRAAKRLYFDVIPKAVDEYLTFLEKYRGEGSDRQVENPVWHIHEGTPPEETSPISFNMLLNLVSASNSQDREILWGFISAYVPGASPASHPLLDRLVGYAIKYFEDFVRPTKFYRPPTAAERAALEDLRGTLQGFAEGAAAEDIQNAVFEVGKRHGFENLREWFGCLYETLLGQTSGPRMGSFVALYGLGRTVGLIDAALHRDADAGAA
- a CDS encoding ATP-dependent DNA helicase, whose amino-acid sequence is MADSEQQADPRPTAASAAEAPAALVAAAGRALVCTAEGEIVAPSPSAARNLLTAGPVLVAHAPFTARRLDAARPARHPGLFDALELFAFVRPAATCAPTPSGLARALGLEVPETLEDQALALHMAVQALLAEAARTSGEERAHVARLVRQMGKAGWAWAGPLLGALDEGAEAPPAERARNAFAVWEALPRWEDEAGRGAPGTAAVSGQEARDRLARLVGRAAEVRPTQAAYAETAAKAFAPRAMEGAPNVVLAEAGTGIGKTLGYLAPASVWAEKNDGAVWVSTYTKALQRQIDRELDRLYPDPREKRARAVVRKGRENYLCLLNYQEAVGRAATGGSDPVALGFVARWLVATRDGDVIGGDLPGWLPDLMGGAFSGLTDRRGECIYSACEHYRRCFIERTVRRARGADIVVANHALVMAQAALDALIDAPDEDGVSEARTRLVFDEGHHLFEAADSAFSACLSGLETAELRRWVRGAESRRRRGRGLETRLADLIAAIPEDRPREKAEGALRAARARAADLPGEGWTSRIREGTPAGPAETLLAGLMAHVRARSPEGAGLAQEAELRPLTDGLSEAADALATVLDDLAGNLRALSGALRARLTNEAETLDTAERTRLAAAARGLDRRAKVMLPTWISMLRGIDADPPEGAVDWVSVDPIGARALDVALRRHLLDPMAPFAVSVLAPAHGALITSATLRDRELDAAQDGNWVSAEARTGARHLPLPAIRASFTSPFDYGAETRVFIVTDVRRDEPAEVAAAYEALIRAAGGGTLGLFTAIRRLKAVHERIAPKLEGDGLPLYAQHVDAMDVGGLVDLFREEEDASLLGTDAVRDGVDVPGRALRLAVFDRVPWPRPDILHKARRAHFGRRTYDDMLVRLRLAQAFGRLIRRQGDRGVFVLLDAMTPSRLLTAFPPETPVARVGLAEAVGETRAFLHRHAGDLP
- a CDS encoding tellurite resistance TerB family protein, whose product is MSSSASPLSPQAALIYVMVIVSAADSEMTDRELYTIGEIVKTLPIFEDFDREKLVSTASACAELLSNEDGLDRVFDVVEAALPVRLRETAYALACDVAASDGKAGQEELRLLEMIRHRLSVERLSAAAIERGARARYARV
- a CDS encoding alpha/beta family hydrolase — translated: MTVRPACGTLALMEQILTDGPVGAAATVLFAHGAGAGMDSPFMAAAARGLACHGIRVVRFEFPYMRRARLEGRKAPPDRMPVLCDAFRGAAAGLREARRIVVAGKSMGARVAACVAADVGAAGVLCFGYPFHPTGKPDRLRLEPLLALDCAALIVQGTRDPFGTFEEVPGYGLPDRVRVHWVPDGNHDLAPRKSSGTTPEAALERALEAAARFIRFLPERSAP
- a CDS encoding peroxiredoxin gives rise to the protein MGLLLGDVVPDFEQESTHGRIRFHDWIGESWAVLFSHPKDFTPVCTTELGAVARLRAEFEKRHTKVIAVSVDTVEDHLGWIRDIEETQGVELTYPILADADRTVSDAYQMIHPKASDSLTVRCVFVIDHHKRLRASITYPASTGRAFGEILRVIDSLQLTDRYKVATPVDWQNGADVIVVPALSDEAARPLFPKGWTAVKPYLRVTPQPNR
- a CDS encoding SixA phosphatase family protein; amino-acid sequence: MKILLLLRHAKSSWTDPKIDDHDRPLNRRGRDAAPVMARYMAAEGLVPDFVWCSTARRTRETLDLWSLATARTPPVEYRQDLYLAGVGTIVATVRRTDDAHRTAMLVGHNPGLAHAAQELLVDRDSPEAVELSLKFPTAALAVISFPVDRWADAGPGTGKLERFVTPRRISTLSDED
- a CDS encoding ABC transporter permease, whose protein sequence is MVSAGLVWFLAFGFDWGLVWRNLPWYFAGAGVTLALVAAALVLGLALAIPLSIARCSANPFLNGPVWVFTYVFRGTPLLVQLYVVYYGFSQFSALRDSWAWVLIDEAWKCALITFTLNTAAYTAEILRGAIQRTPMGEVEAARACGMSRALELRRILLPSAMRRALPAYGNEMIFMLHGSAVASIVTVEDLLGVARIINSRTYAPYEAYLTAGVFYCVLTFAIVLFVRWLEARYLRHLRARPEGVRAQPVPVPAA